A window of the Diorhabda carinulata isolate Delta chromosome 1, icDioCari1.1, whole genome shotgun sequence genome harbors these coding sequences:
- the LOC130897544 gene encoding chondroadherin-like — protein MEDDKIHNIYWRTVLLTLVLTMTRLYSSAAICPTACRCQNDVLKTSCSSASLEFVPIQLNPELHELDLSNNRIVQIYFSFPFYEKLIYLNLSNNKIKTLGNSNFNSQINLTHLDLSSNQIENITKDTFKGLKSLTHLDLSRNNLKELHVAAFRDLYSLIVLKLFSNKIVHLDQGLLMTTKNLKELHLNDNQLLEIPADILIDTLHLIHLSLSKNYIRELKEGAIPNLPDLQTLLLDDNIITEIHPACLANLINLYYLDLSNNNLKIIPTESLSKLSNLNILKLTGNFITSIPAVAFRGLFNLRILYIDQLESLTKIDMRAFVDNVNLEKVNMNHNIGMNKLPSRLFYGNPKITSISVTYNHLGTIEAINFPLDQLKELNVGGNPLQCNCSLNWLWQLVQEYKSKTIRSNLTFINKNTKMSNSDLILDINDITCDGPEEVRNSPLISLAKHHIDCTYSWIAVFSVTISVIFILIIVGGVIYMSPKSIFKSTNTELPITERTRNPSIREKSESYEGKLTEKYTLPTSMIIHNDYGTYSWDPCGASTENIYEQLNDSKNRPHIVYV, from the coding sequence ATGGAGGATGACAAAATCCATAACATTTATTGGCGGACAGTACTGTTGACTTTAGTTTTAACTATGACCAGATTATATAGTAGTGCAGCTATCTGTCCAACTGCCTGCAGATGCCAAAATGATGTCCTCAAAACATCATGTTCTTCCGCCTCTCTAGAATTTGTTCCTATTCAACTCAATCCCGAATTACATGAACTGGATCTCTCGAATAATAgaattgttcaaatttatttttcttttccgttttatgaaaaactaatttatttaaatttgtccaacaacaaaatcaaaacattaggAAATAGTAATTTCAACTCTCAAATTAATTTAACCCATTTGGATTTGAGTAGTAATCAAATTGAGAATATAACCAAAGATACTTTCAAAGGTCTGAAGTCGTTAACACATTTGGATCTTAGTAGAAATAATTTGAAGGAATTACATGTAGCAGCGTTCCGAGATTTATACTCTTTAATCGTCCTCAAACTATTTAGCAATAAAATTGTACATCTTGACCAGGGGTTATTAATGACGACGAAAAATTTGAAAGAGCTCCATCTTAACGATAATCAGCTGCTGGAAATTCCAGCAGATATTCTGATAGATACACTTCATctaatacatttatcattatcaaaaaattacattCGAGAGTTAAAAGAGGGAGCAATACCAAATTTGCCGGACCTTCAAACTCTCCTTTTAGATGATAACATAATTACAGAAATTCATCCAGCTTGTTTGGCAAACCTCATAAATTTATATTACCTGGatttaagtaataataatttaaaaatcataCCTACAGAATCTCTGTCGAAACTGTCTAATCTcaacatattaaaattaacCGGAAACTTTATTACTTCAATACCAGCGGTAGCCTTCAGAGGTTTATTTAATTTGAGAATATTGTATATAGATCAACTAGAATCTCtcacaaaaattgatatgaGAGCATTTGTAGATAACGTTAATCTCGAGAAAGTAAACATGAATCACAATATTGGTATGAATAAGTTACCTTCACGATTATTTTACGGAAATCcaaaaataacatcaatttcTGTTACCTATAATCATCTAGGAACAATAGAAGCCATTAATTTTCCATTGGATCAATTGAAAGAATTGAACGTTGGTGGGAATCCATTGCAGTGCAATTGCTCTTTGAATTGGCTGTGGCAACTTGTTCAAGagtacaaatcaaaaacaattagGTCAAATCTtacgtttataaataaaaataccaagATGTCTAATTCTGATTTGATACTTGATATCAACGATATTACGTGTGATGGTCCTGAGGAAGTTCGTAACTCACCGCTAATAAGTTTAGCTAAACATCATATAGATTGCACTTATAGTTGGATAGCTGTTTTTTCAGTAACAATatcagtaatttttatattgataattgtAGGCGGAGTAATTTACATGTCtcctaaatctatttttaaatccACTAATACAGAATTACCAATTACTGAGAGGACAAGAAATCCAAGTATTAGGGAAAAGTCTGAATCGTACGAAGGGAAACTTACCGAAAAATATACTTTACCAACTTCAATGATTATTCATAATGACTATGGTACCTATTCGTGGGATCCTTGTGGTGCTAGcactgaaaatatatatgaacaATTAAATGACAGTAAAAATCGTCCTCATATTGTTTacgtataa